Below is a window of Coleofasciculus sp. FACHB-T130 DNA.
AAATGCAGCAAATGCAGGCGATTCGGCAGAAGTATAGAACCCAGATAGCGCCGCGCCAGCAAACTCTACGTCAAGCTCGGCAAGAGCTAGCGACACTGATGAATAGTACAGCTTCCGCCAGCCAAATTCGCTCTAAAAATCAGCAAGTTGAAGAGTTGCAGCAGCAGCTACAAAAGTTGCGGTTTGAAAGTATGTTAGAAATGCGAGAAGTTATGACTCCAGAGCAACGCGCCAAGTTTGTCCAACTGATGCAACAGCGACGACAACAAAAGGGGCAACGGGCGGGGAAAAATAGAGGACAAGGATTTCCAGGTTCGCTGGAGCGAAATTTTTAGCGGTTGATACGCCGGAAACTACTGCCCAATTGGATGCTTAATTATATTTATCTGCATGGATTTGCCTCTAGTCCCCAGTCAACGAAGGCGATCTATCTGCGCGATCGCTTATCTTCCCTGAAAATCCCCTTGACAATCCCCGATCTCAACCAAGGCGATTTTTCCCATCTGACAATAACTCGGCAAATAAAGCAAGTCGCCGCTGAATTTCCCCCAAACCCTATGCCTGTCACTGTCATAGGCTCCAGTTTGGGGGGTTTAACCGCAGCTTGGGTGGGAGAAAAATACCCCCAGGTTCAGCGGTTAGTTTTGCTAGCTCCGGCTTTTGAGTTTCTGACTCACTGGTTGCTCCGACTGGGGGAAGAACAACTGCAACAATGGCAGACAGAGCAATATTTGCCGGTATATCACTATGGCGAGAAGCGATCGCTTCCTCTGCATTACCAGTTCGTCACCGACGCCGCCCAATATCAAGACGAACAGCTACAGCGCCCCATTCCTACTCTGCTTCTGCATGGGCGTCACGATGAAGTGATTCCGATTGCTGCTAGCCGCAACTACGCCGCCTCACGCCCTTGGGTTAAATTCATCGAACTAGAGGACGATCACAGTTTAGGAAACGTCTTACCTGAAATTTGGGAATTGATCGAAGCTTTCTGCTATTAATACCTGTTTGTTTCGCCGCCCCTTTAAGCGTTCCACTGCCATATAAAAAACTAAAACCCGCCTAAGATACCGGCGGGTTCGTGAACGAGCGATAAATGGTCAGGTTACTCAAACGAAAGAGGAAAAATTCTAGGAAAGTTGACGAAACCAAAAACTAACTCTACTAGGGTGGACTTAATTCGCAACAAACCTTTTCTAACTATCTTGCATTCCCTACGCCGATTCAGGCAATGATCTAGATCCGCAACTTAACAGTTCAAATCAAAAAGAAGCGAATGAACTTCAGCGCGATCGCTACATTTATTAGAGAAATACAACCAAGATTCGGTGTTGCGTTGGATAAGAGCGGGAGACACAGGCTCGAATCCGAA
It encodes the following:
- a CDS encoding Spy/CpxP family protein refolding chaperone, yielding MSLNRISLLAVLILSIGSAVALADPNPQSSQTIAQNSPGARPQRGNKDGLLQQLNLTPQQMQQMQAIRQKYRTQIAPRQQTLRQARQELATLMNSTASASQIRSKNQQVEELQQQLQKLRFESMLEMREVMTPEQRAKFVQLMQQRRQQKGQRAGKNRGQGFPGSLERNF
- a CDS encoding YqiA/YcfP family alpha/beta fold hydrolase, with product MLNYIYLHGFASSPQSTKAIYLRDRLSSLKIPLTIPDLNQGDFSHLTITRQIKQVAAEFPPNPMPVTVIGSSLGGLTAAWVGEKYPQVQRLVLLAPAFEFLTHWLLRLGEEQLQQWQTEQYLPVYHYGEKRSLPLHYQFVTDAAQYQDEQLQRPIPTLLLHGRHDEVIPIAASRNYAASRPWVKFIELEDDHSLGNVLPEIWELIEAFCY